Sequence from the Candidatus Thioglobus sp. NP1 genome:
AGTCATGCCAAAGAGCTATTTTTAATGGCTTAAGTCCATGATCGGACATGTTAAAACCATCGGGCTGATGAACTTTACCTCCAAAAAATGGTGTGGCACAAAGATCACCATCTAAATTATATGTCCAGGAATGATATGGACAAGAAAGCATAGGTCCAACATTTGTTGGTTCATCAACTAACTTAAGGCATCGATGCGAACATACATTATGAAAAGCTGAAATTTGACCTTCATTGTTCTTGATAAGAACTACGGGTTGTCCAGCAACTGTAATTGGTCTTGCATCTCCTGGCTCAATAAATTCATGAGCAAAGCCAACAAACACCCAAGTATTGGCAAATAAAGTCTCACACTCTTTTTTAAAGAATTCCTCACTTGTGTATGCTGAAGCTGGAAGACCATGTTTTAAATCACCCATCTTATTAATGGTTGACTCATCAATTGAATTATTATTAATTGTATTGCTCCGAATAAATTAAGAATGATATTTTTTAAATTATAGTCCTTAATATTACATATAAAGTAAGAAAATCATTAAAAATTTGTTAATAAATTGATTTATTAGATTAAAAGTAATTAATATGTAATTATTACGAATTTAAATTGATACGAATATTAAGTATATTTTGGGTATTATCTGTATCTATATTTAAAAAAAGGATATGATTCGGAGCATATGGGTATAGGAAAAGATGACATCAACGTTAATCTAAATGGATTTGCAGGCCATGGATTAATCCACTCAAAAGACTCTGATGATGAAATTACACTTGTAAGCCCTGGAACTCCAGCAGGTGAATATCTTCGAAGATACTGGCAACCTGTCTTCATTACTTCTGAGTTAGGTGAACTTCCTGTAGCAATCAAAATTCTTGGAGAAGAGCTAGTCTTATTTCGAGACAAGAGTGAGAATTTAGGTTTAGTACATAAACAATGTCCCCATAGGCAAGCTTCTCTTGAATTTGGTATTTGCCACGAAACAGGAATCCAATGCTGCTACCACGGTTGGCATTTTGATATTGATGGCACTTTATTAGATGTCCCTGGTCAACCTCAACATATTGCTGATATTATTAAACAAAGAGTTCGACTTGGTGCTTATCCAACCCATGAATTTAAAGGTTTAATTTTTGCTTATTTAGGGCCAATAGATAAAAAACCTGAGTTTCCTATTTATGATAGTTTTGATCTAGAAGGCATGGAAATGGTTCCTTATAAAGCACCCTTTGAATGCAACTGGTTGCAGGTCTTAGATGCCATTGTTGATCCTATTCATACCTCATTTCTGCACTCTAATATGAGTCGACAGCAGTTTTCAGAAGGTTTTGGAGAGGTAGGTCAGATTGACTTCTTTGAGAGAGATAGCTGGATCTTAGGCTGTAATACTAGAAGGGTAGATGATAACGTTTGGTTCAGGATAAATGAAGTTGTATTACCAAACTTTACTCAGGCAGGGGCAGCATTTGCTGCTGACGGTACAAAACAGATTTATTATGGAAGAAGTTCATTTACAAGATGGGTTGTGCCAATCGATAATGAGTCAACAATTTGCTATGCTTGGGCTAATTTTGGTGAGCGAGGAGATCCACATGAATACAACACACCTGAGGGTCCTGAACTAATAGAGCAAGGTGAAATATTTGATCGTCCCTATGAAGAGAGGCAAAGGTTTCCTGCTGATAGAGAGGCATGTGAAGGTATGGGTGCTATAAATATTCATCAGAATGAAAATTTACTGACTAGTGATCAAGGTGTTGCAATGATGCGTCAACGAATTAGGGATCAAATTAGAGCAGTTGCCTCTGGCGAAGAACCTTATAAAGTTATGGAAATTAACTCGTTGCCAGTTCCAACTTATGGAGGCGATACCGTTCTTAATATTCCAAAAAATAACGATGATGAAAACTCTTTCTTAAGTGAGCTTGCTCACGAATTCGTAAAAATTCAATTTGAAGTGGATGGAAAGCCTGAGGAAGAGAGAGTTAAAATAGTTGTAAATAAATTAAAAGAAATACAATCAAGAGAAAATCAAAAGATTAATAAATAAGAATACTATGGTAAGTCATAATAAAATAAGAGTGCACTTCAAAAGCAATCATGCTGATCCAGATTCATTTCCACCAACTATAGAAGGTGAAAGTGTTTTTGCTATTACCGAAGAAAGATTCCAAAGTGCAATTGAAAATTATCCAGATTTGAAGGATAAAATTGAGCCAGTTTTTGATTGGGATCTTGATAATTTTTATAAATCAATGAAAACTGCAGAGGTTCTTGTTTGTTGGGACTTACCAACTGAAAATCTAGCCAAAATAGCACCCAAACTTCGCTGGATTCATATTATTGGTGCTGGGGTAGAGCATTTATGCCCCATGGACTGGGTACCAAAAAATGTCTTAGTTGTAAATAATCGTGGGGTACATTCAGCGAAAGCAGGTGAATTTGGTCTGATGAGTATTTTAATGCTGCATACTCATATTCCTGAAATAGTTCATAATCAACAAAATAAGCACTGGGAATCACTCTATTCGTCTCCAATTTTAGGTAAGACGTTGCTAGTTATTGGAACAGGCAATATTGGTCATGCTGCTGCAAAAAAATGCAAATTATTAGGTATGAAAGTCATTGGAGTAAGTCGACATGGCAAACCTCTAGAGGGTGTTGATCAAATGGTTAAGGTAGATAAATTAGATGAAGTGCTGCCTTTAGCTGATTACATTTTTATGTCAACCCCTAACACTAAGGAAACATTTAATTTATTAGATAAAAGGCGTCAATCATTAATGAAGCCTGGAGTAGGAATTGTTAATGTTGGAAGAGCTGCTACTATGGACTATGATGCTCTTATAGAGAACTTAAATTCTGGCCAGGTAAAGGCTGCTATTATTGATGTTTTTGATCCTGAGCCACTCCCTTCAAGTTCAATATTATGGAATACACCAAACTTAATGGTTATGCCTCATATCTCTGCTGATGATGGTGATACGTATATTCCTCTTACTCTTGAGCTTGTAATGATGAATATGCAACGATACATTGCTGGTGAAAAATTAAATAATTTAGTAAATCCTACTCTAGGGTATTAAAGATCTAAGTAATATTTTTTATAGTACTTGGCTGCTTTTCTGGCAGTAGCTATTAGACTATCTATTGGACTTGCCATTGCCTCTTCAATTGAAACCTCATTGGAAGTCACACTAAATACTTTATCAATTCCATATTTAATTTCAGAGGCTTTATCATTTTCTACACTTCCTGCAATTACAAAAATATTACAATTATATCTTTTTGAGAAATTAATTACTCCCATTGGAGCCTTTCCTCTGTCACTTTGATTATCAAATCTTCCCTCACCTGTTACGACAAGATCTGTATTTAAAAGATACTGATTAAAATTAAGTTTTTCAAGAATAATATGGATGCCACTTTTTTGTTGAGCTTTTAAAAAAGCAAGAAAACCATAACCCATACCACCTGCTGCTCCAGCTCCAGGTTGCATCGAGACATCATTTGATAATTTACTAGAAACAATTCTAGCGTAATGACTCAAAAGGCTATCTAATTTCTTAATCATCAAATTATCAGCACCTTTTTGAGTGCCAAAGATGGCTGACGCACCTTGATCACCAGTGAGTGGATTATCAACATCACACGCTATCTCGAAACTGACATTTTTTAGACGTGAATCCATTGAATCAATATCAATATCAAACAATTTATTCAAACTTGCTAAACCTTCTGTAAGTTCGTTACCCTTAGAATCTAAAAATCGGATTCCAATTGCCTCTAAAAACCCAAGACCCCCATCATTTGTTGCACTCCCTCCTAAACCAATAATAATGTGATCAGCACCTTCATCCATTGCAGCCAATAAGAGCTCACCAACTCCAAAGCTAGAGGTTCTCATTGGATTTCTATTGTTAGGTGGAATAAGATGCAAGCCACATGCTTCTGCAATCTCAATAACTGCTATTTTTGAATCGCCCAGCATCCCCCATTTAGCATCAACATATTTTCCTAAAGGGCCTGAAACTTTGGTTAAAAAAAACTTACCTTTAGTAGATGAAACTAAAACATCAACTGTTCCTTCTCCACCATCAGCAATCGGTAATTTACAAATATCAACATCTGGAAGAATATCTAAAAAGCCTTTCTCAATTGCATTTGCTGCAGCAGAGGATGTTAAAGTTTCTTTAAAGGAATCAGGTGCAATTAATATCTTCATATCTTACTTCTTTAACTTAATTATATTTTTTGCCCCACCTCTCAAGTGAGATTGTTGCAGTAAAGATAATAAACATGCCAAGCCACTGATTTATACCCAGAATATCTTGAAGAAGAATTACCCCTAAAATAATAGTAAAAATAGGCTCTAAGTACATCACATTAGATGTTCGCACGGGTCCAATAATAGATATCGACCTAAAGAAAAAGTAAATACCTCCAGTCATCCCCATTGCTGAAAGAATACTCCAAAGTAACATCTCTGAAGTTACTGAAGTTATAGGTTCTGAAGTGACTATAAAGTATATCAACACAAAAACTATAGAAGGCAATACCATAATATATTGAATTAGGCCCCATCCTGATTCTACACTTTTATGGCGAGATAAAATATTTACAGTAACCTGTGCGAGAGATGCTATAAGGCCCCAAAAAACGCCCCATAAATTCCAATCACTTGAGTCTCCTTGCACAAGGACCCAAATACCAAGTAATGATATTAGAAGTGCGGCAGCTGATAAAAAGTCAATGGATCTACTCTTTAGTATTGAGTTAACAAAAAAGGTAATAATTGGGAAAGTATAAATTACTACTACGGCTAAACTTAATGGAATCAAGCTGATTGAGTACATATATGATGCAATAAAAATCGCTTGAAAAATACTAATTAGTATTAGTCTAATGTGCGTTGCCTTACTTTTAATTTTCTTAGGTGATTTATTTAAAATACTTGCAAAAATAAAAGTACTAACATAGCGCACAGAAAGAAGAAGAAATACGCCTCCTCCAACACCATAGAAATAGGGAGCAGTAGTAGCTGCAAAAGAGAAAAAGAAGGCAGATAAAATTGCTGTAAAAACACTTGAAAATATCTTGTTACTCATTTTGAATTTGGCCTGGATTATCTGTTGTAATAGATTGTACTCTCCAGCTAATCAATTTATTTGCAATATCAATATCATCAATTGTCCATGAGTGATATTCAAAACCAGCATCAATGATTCTATCTATTAAAGTTTTTGAGTTTTTATTATCTGAGGATAGTCCATCAGCCTTAATATCATTCATTACATTTAATATGTTATTGATATTACAGTCTAACTCATATGAATACAACCAGTAAGCTTTATAATTGGGCACTTCTAATTTGAACTCCTTAATAATCTTCTCATCAAATGAAATAATCACAGCTTGATCGGAATCTATTTTAAATCTTGACAGCTCATTAATTAGCGGCTTTATAATCTCAACACCACACTTTATTTCTATATATATTTTTTTATTAGAAGGCAAAACTTTAAGCACTTCAGCCAGTGTAGGAATTTTTACTTTTGAATTTTTAGAATCTTTATAGGATAAGTTAAGTTGTTTCAACTCCTCAAGAGTTGAGTCTTTAATAATTAACTTTTGATTACAGACTCTTTTTGTATCCTCGTCATGAATACAGACAATTGCGCCATCCTTTGTAAGATGGAAATCACCCTCAATCCCATCTACTCCATACTCCCAAGCTGCATTGAATGCTGGTAAAGAGTTTTCAGGTAGATCAAACGAAACGCCACGATGTGAAATAATCATACGATCATTCTACATAATAGCTTAGAATAATGAAACCGAAAGTTCCATCCAAAAACTAGGCATTAAACCAACTAATAAAATAAGAATTCCATTTATAGAAAGTAGAATCTTCATATCTAGGGGGGCATAGATAACTATCGATTTGTCCTTATCAGAAAAATACATAGTTTTAATAATTTGCAAATAGTAATATGCACTTATAACTGCAAAAATTACTGCTAATACTGCAAGAATAACATAGCCTTCAGCAACAACTTGTTGGAGAATAAATAACTTAGAGTAGAATCCAATAAATGGGGGAACTCCAGCCATTGAAAGCATAACCACCAGCATAATTAAGGCGAGCCAAGGAGAGGATTTACTTAAGCCCTGAAAGTCAGCAATTTGATCTGCTTCAAAGCCATTTTTATTGAGAGCAATTATTACGCCAAAAGCTGCTAGACTCATTAATATATAGGTCAATACATAAAAAACTGCAGCACCATAACCATCCACCACTCCTGTAACAAAGCCCAGTAAAACAAAGCCAATATGGGATATTGTTGAGTAAGCAAGCATACGCTTAATGTTAGTTTGATTTAGCGCTACTAATGATCCTATTGCAATAGAAAGAATAGCTAAAATCATAAATAAATCTGACCAGTAGTGTTGCAGACTCCCCAAGCCATCGATTAATAAGCGAATTAAAATAGCTACGGCTGCTATTTTTGGAACCGAAGAAAGAAACATCGTCACTGAGGTCGGAGAGCCTTGATAAACATCTGGTACCCACATATGAAAAGGAACAGCTCCTAGTTTAAATGCAACACCAATGACTAAGAAGACTAGACCAAAATTAAGAATTAATGTTTGTTGAGATCCAAGCGTTGCAGCACTTGCAAAGTTTGAAATCTGAGCAATATTTAAGCTACCACTGATACCATAAATCATAGACATTCCATAAAGTAACAGTCCTGAAGCTATCGCTCCAAGTACAAAATATTTAAGTGCTGCTTCAATAGCTGCAGTTCGATCTCTTGCAGTTGCAATAAGTGCATACAACGATAATGACATTATCTCTAAGCCTAAATATAAAGTCAGGAGGCTATGTCCAGAAACCATTATCAACATGCCAAGTATTGACATCATCGCAAGAATAAAATACTCATTTCTTAAAAGGTCATGCACTTTTAAATAATGACGTGTATAGGCAAGAGCAATAATTGCAAAACCCAATATGAAAACTTTAAATGTCGATCCTAAAGTATCAAGTACAAAAGTACCAGAGAAAATTATTGCACTCTCTCCAATTAAATTAAATACTGAAAACCCTGTTAGTAGAAGTGCTAATTGAGATAAGTAATAAGTAATGTGCTTTAAGCGATCACTAATGAATAAATCAAATAATAAAATAATAGCAATTGCACTCAGTAGAAATAACTCTGGCAAAGCAAATAATAGTTCAGAAGCATTAAAGTTAAAGTTCATCATAATAAAACTGGCAATTTAGTTGTAAGAGACTGCTCTAATAGATTAACAATTGAAGCATGCATTACCTCAATAACTGGCTGAGGATATAAACCCATCCATAATATAGCAATAGCTAGTATGGATAGAATGCCAAATTCCCTAGCGTTAACATCACTCAATTTACTTACTTCAGGATTAGTAATTGTCCCCCAAAATACACGCTTGACCATCCATAAAGTATAAGCAGCGCCTATTATTAATGTCATTGCAGCCAAAAATGCATACCAAAAATTAGCTTGCAATGCACCAAGAATAACCATGAACTCTCCTACAAAACCAGATGTGCCTGGAAGACCGGCATTAGCCATTGCAAAAAGCACAGCAAAGCCTGTAAATTTAGGCATTGAATTAATAACACCACCATAGGTAGTAATATCTCTTGAATGAAGCCGATCATAAAGAACACCAACAACTAAAAACATAGCTGCTGATATAAAGCCATGAGAAATCATCTGAATCATTGCCCCTTCTAATCCAAGATAAGCACTTTCAATACTTGCTCCAGCAATTGACACAAGCTCACCATTTGGATCCATTTTCATTATTGAAAAAATGGCAAAAACACCAAGAGTTACAAATCCCATATGAGAAATTGAGGAATATGCTATCAACTTCTTCATATCTTTTTGAACCAAAGCTACAAAACCAATATAAACAATTGCAATTAAAGAAAGAACAATCACAACGGTTGCAAATGATGATGATGCATCAGGTGTAATAGGAAGCGAGAATCGGAAAAATCCATATCCACCCATCTTCAACATAATAGCCGCAAGAATAACAGAACCACCTGTAGGCGCCTGGACATGAGCGTCTGGTAGCCAAGTATGAACTGGAAACATAGGCACCTTTACTGCAAAAGCAAGGAAAAATGCCCAGAAAATCCAGCTTTGCTGAACCATAGAAAGTGGTAAGGCATACATTTCAGAAATTGCGAATGAGCCACTTAAATTGTACATATAAATAAGTGAAACCAGCATAAATACTGACCCTAGAAAAGTATATAGAAAGAATTTAATAGAAGCATAAACACGATTTTGCCCTCCCCAAATTCCAATAATCAAAAGCATTGGAATGAGTGATGCTTCCCAAAAAACATAGTATAGCATTGAGTCCATGGCTGAAAAAACACCAATAATGATTCCCTCCATCATTAAAAATGCTGCCATGTAATCTGCTACTCTATTTTTTATAACCTCCCATCCAGCAATAATTACTATTATTGTTGAGAAAGTTGTGAGAATAATTAGTGGCATAGAAATTCCATCTAAACCAAGATGGTAAAAAATATTAAATTGAGAAATCCAACTTACCTTTTCGACAAATTGCATTGAGGCAGTTGAAGTATCAAAGTCTAAATATAAGTTTATTGATAAAGCAAAAACTAATACAGAAATACCAACACTCACCCATCGAGCAATTTCACTTCTATTATTTCCTATTAATAAGACAGAGCCAGCGCCTAGTATAGGAAGCCAAATTAAAATACTTAGTAATGAATCCATACTATTACCTTAACCTAAAAATGAATAATCTGATGCTAGAAGAACCCATCCTAAAACAAGCATCAAACTAACAATCATAAAAAATGCATAATGGTAAACATACCCTGTTTGAACTGGTCTAATAAATGCACCTATATAGCGTGCAAGTCTGCCACTTCCATTAACAAGAAGTTGGTCAATGATTGTCATATCTGAAATCTTCCATAAAAGATTACCAAGTTTTAAAGACCCTCTGACAAATATAAGTTCATTAAATCGATCAAAGCCATACAAGGAATTTAATACATAATTTGTGTTTTTAAATCTACTCTTAATTATGTCTGCCCAATCAGTACGGTAGATGCAAAAAACCCAAGCTGTTAATCCTCCTAGAACCATCATCCAGAATGGTAGTGTTACAACTGAATGTGTGACTAGAGAGAATGCTGAATGAAAATGACTCTTAAGTTTTGCAACTGCATGGTGCGAGGAATCTATGAATATCGAATTTTCAAGCCAACCACCAAAGAGTATTGGTTCAATTGTAAAAAACCCAATCACAACAGATGGTATTGCTAATAATATTAAAGGAATAGTAATTGATGGAGCCGTTTCATGTAAATGTTTTTCAGTATGACTATCAACTCTTGACTCTCCATGAAAAACTAAAAATAATAGCCTTAGACTATAGAATGCAGTAATAAAAACACCCAGCACAACTGCATAGTAAACCCATCCTGCTAAAGGAAGATCAGAATAATGAACAGCCTCTATAATCATATCTTTTGAGAAAAACCCTGCAAAACCAGGAAATCCAATCAAAGCCAGAGTACCCAATAGTGAAGTGATATAAGTTATAGGCATTTTTTTTCTTAGGCCACCCATTTTTCTAATATCTTGTTCATGATGTAGGGCAACAATTACTGAACCAGCTGCTAAAAAGAGAAGGGCTTTAAAGAAGGCGTGTGTCATTAGGTGAAAAATTGCAACTGAGTATGCGCTAACACCTAAAGCAACAGTCATATAACCCAGTTGAGAGAGTGTAGAGTAGGCAACAACTTTCTTAATATCATTTTGGACAATGCCCAGTAATCCCATAAATAATGCTGTAATTGCACCAATAACCATAACTACTGTCAAGGCAAAATCACTTAGCTCAAAGAGTGGAGACATTCTTGAAACCATAAAGATGCCTGCAGTCACCATTGTTGCAGCATGAATCAATGCTGAAATTGGAGTAGGTCCCTCCATAGATCCTGGAAGCCAAACATGAAGGGGTACTTGGGCTGACTTCCCCATAGCTCCAACAAAAAGCAAAAGACAAACAATAGTTATTGCTGAGACGCCACCAAATAAGGTTTGTCCAATAATTTGATCTTTTTGACTAAAAGTTTCAGCATAATCTAAAGTGCCAAAAAACATTAAAACAAATGCAATCCCTAAAAGAAATCCAAAGTCGCCAACACGGTTTACAAGAAAAGCTTTTAAGTTTGCCTGGACTGCTGATTCCTTATGATGCCAAAATCCAATTAATAGATATGAAACAAGTCCAACTGCCTCCCATCCAAAAAATAGCTGCATAAAGTTATTAGAAATAACAAGGGTAAACATTGCAAAAGTAAATAAGGAAATGTAACTGAAAAATTTAGTGTAGCCCTTATCATCATGCATATAACCTATTGTATAAATGTGAACCATTAATGAAACAAATGAAACAACTACCAGCATTAGAGAGGTCAAGTTATCAACTAAAAAACCAACACTTATATTAAGTGATCCAATTTGCATCCACGTATATATGTTTTGATTAAAGATATCACCATCATTAAGAACATGATGATTAAAGACATAGAGTGACAATATAGTAGAAATAGTTACTCCTATAATTGCAATGGAATGGGAAAGGTTTCGACCAAGTCTATTTCCTACAAACCCAACTAATAGTGCTCCGATTAAGGGGGCTAAAACAATTATTAAATATATATTTAGCATAACTAGCCTTTCAAAGTATTAGTTACGTCTATATCAATTGAGCCTCGACTCCTGAACATTAACGTCAAAATTGCAAGTCCTATAGCTACTTCTGCAGCAGCCACTGTCAAAATAAAGAAAACAAATATCTGCCCAGCAAGATCACCACCATAGTATGAGAAGGCTATGAAATTAGTATTTACTGCCGCTAAGATTAATTCAACACACATTAGCAACATAATAATATTTGTTCTATTAATAAAAATCCCGGCAAGACCAATACATAAGACTATAGAGCTCAAAATTAAGTAATCAGATAATGCAATCATTTTGATTCCTTGGGTGCTTTGGGCTTAATAGATGCAATTCTCATTCTGTCTTTAGCTTGAACATTAATCTGTTCTGAAATATTTTGTGTTTTTCTAGATGATTCATTTCGATGAACAAGAGTAATAGCTGCAATTATTGCTATCAAAAGAAGAATTGCTGCTAATTCAAAAGGATAAACATAAAGGGTATAAAGTTGCTCTGCAATAGCGGTAATATTACTATATGAGGCATCATTTTTTTCTGGAACACCAACTACATCTAGACCGAACTGCCCTGCATTTAGAACTAATACCATTTGTGCAATAACAATAACAGAAACTAAAATTCCTAATGGTAAGTAACGGGTGAACTTAGCACGAAGTGTTGACTTATCAGTATCTAGCATCTTAATAACAAACATAAATAGCACCATTACGGCGCCAACATAAATCAAAATAAGAGTAATCGCTAAAAATTCTGCCTCAAGAAGAAGCCATAAGCTTGCTGCACTGAAAAAAGTAAGTATTAAGAATAAAGCAGCTATTGCTGTATTCCTTGATGTAATCATCAGCAATGAACTGGTAACAAAGAAGAATGAGAAAACATAAAATAAAATTGAAGTAAATTCCATAGCTACTTATTACTTATATTTAGAGTCTTCAAGCTTAGCTTTGCTAATCTCATTTTCGTTTTCATCACCAATAGCCAATAGTGCTTTTTTATCAATAATACTTCCTTCTCTAGACTCAAATGCA
This genomic interval carries:
- a CDS encoding NADH-quinone oxidoreductase subunit J, whose translation is MEFTSILFYVFSFFFVTSSLLMITSRNTAIAALFLILTFFSAASLWLLLEAEFLAITLILIYVGAVMVLFMFVIKMLDTDKSTLRAKFTRYLPLGILVSVIVIAQMVLVLNAGQFGLDVVGVPEKNDASYSNITAIAEQLYTLYVYPFELAAILLLIAIIAAITLVHRNESSRKTQNISEQINVQAKDRMRIASIKPKAPKESK